From the genome of Papaver somniferum cultivar HN1 chromosome 2, ASM357369v1, whole genome shotgun sequence, one region includes:
- the LOC113351573 gene encoding F-box protein CPR1-like yields the protein MHNIRKDGHCEYFKMQDSLFKHTRLGTHILGPCNGLFLMRSYDANCFPIFWLWNPYNKESKEIVIPKVRDTDVYGLCYKCDTDDYVIVVATFYSSLIGYKVQVYTLRSNSWRTLPNILPYNISSVYGVEAIFVHGAIHWIASQIVSPFPSRKTCIVSYDIRGENFNEVALTPRVDELLNGLNCNEQNSLSVFGGCLCILRPYGGYNIEVWVKKSYNVRESWTILFIAQLPVVTNPIHRVKILWEFKNGEVLLVASKGSPPWNCCFVLYDWVSQKCKVTEIDHIIAFR from the coding sequence ATGCATAATATCAGAAAAGATGGCCACTGCGAGTATTTCAAGATGCAGGATTCACTATTTAAACATACACGTTTAGGGACTCACATTCTTGGTCCTTGTAATGGTTTGTTTCTGATGAGAAGCTATGATGCAAATTGTTTTCCGATTTTCTGGCTCTGGAACCCATATAATAAAGAGTCCAAGGAAATAGTAATTCCAAAAGTTAGAGATACCGATGTATATGGGCTTTGTTATAAGTGTGATACCGATGATTACGTGATTGTGGTAGCTACCTTTTACAGTAGCCTAATTGGTTATAAAGTTCAGGTTTATACATTAAGATCAAATTCATGGAGAACCTTACCCAACATCCTCCCCTATAATATTTCAAGTGTATATGGGGTTGAAGCAATATTTGTACATGGAGCTATTCACTGGATAGCATCGCAGATAGTATCGCCGTTTCCATCAAGGAAAACATGCATTGTTTCTTATGATATCCGTGGTGAGAACTTCAATGAAGTAGCATTAACCCCACgagttgatgaattgttgaatggtTTGAATTGTAATGAACAGAACTCGCTGAGTGTTTTTGGAGGGTGCCTTTGCATATTACGACCATATGGTGGTTATAATATTGAAGTTTGGGTGAAGAAGAGTTACAATGTGAGAGAATCATGGACTATATTGTTCATTGCCCAGCTGCCAGTAGTTACAAACCCCATCCACCGTGTGAAAATATTATGGGAATTCAAGAATGGTGAAGTTTTGCTTGTAGCATCCAAAGGATCACCTCCCTGGAACTGTTGTTTCGTTTTATACGACTGGGTGAGCCAAAAGTGTAAAGTTACCGAGATTGACCACATTATAGCATTCAGATGA
- the LOC113348315 gene encoding coatomer subunit beta'-1-like isoform X1 has protein sequence MPLRLDIKKKLAQRSERVKSVDLHPSEPWILASLYSGSVCIWNYQSQTMVKSFEVTELPVRSSKFIARKQWVVAGADDMYIRVYNYNTMDKVKVFEAHTDYIRCVAVHPTLPYVISSSDDMLIKLWDWEKGWMCTQIFEGHSHYVMQVTFNPKDTNTFASASLDRTIKIWNLGSPDPNFTLDAHLKGVNCVEYFTGGDKPYLITGSDDQTAKVWDYQTKSCVQTLEGHTHNVSAVSFHPELPIIITGSEDGTVRVWHATTYRLENTLNYGFERVWAVGCMKGSRRIVIGYDEGTIMIKIGKEVPVASMDSSGKIIWAKHNEIQTVNIKSVGADVEVTDGERLPLAIKELGTCDLYPQSLKHNPNGRFVVVCGDGEYIIYTALAWRNRSFGSALEIAWSLDGEYCVRESTSRIKIFSKTFQEKKSVRPTFSAERIFGGTLLAMCSNDFICFYDWAECRLIRRIDVNVKNVYWADSGDLVAIASDTSFYILKYNRDNVSSYLDGGKPTDDQGVEDAFELLHETNERVRTGLWVGDCFIYSNSTWRLNYCVGGEVTTMFHLDRPMYLLGYLASHSRVYLIDKQFNVIGYTLLLSLIEYKTLVMRGDLERASQILPSIPKEHHNSVAHFLESRGMLEDALEVATDPNYRFDLAVQLGRLDVAKAIAVEVKSESKWKQLGELAMSSGKLEMAEECLQYAMDLSGLLLLYSSLGDSKGITELASLAKEQGKNNVAFLCLFMLGKLEECLQLLVDSHRIPEAALMARSYLPSKVSEIVALWRKDLNKINLKAAESLADPEEYSNLFEDWQIALSVETKVAEKRGSYPPAVEYVSYSERTNVNLVESFKNMQLEEGEEEEEAPQENGDVDHEEAKENGEEGQDENGENGEEEGQEEAVEVDADSIDGAVLVSGKEAEEEWDPNNDGTLSA, from the exons ATG CCTCTCAGACTAGATATCAAG AAAAAACTAGCTCAAAGATCTGAAAGAGTTAAGTCTGTTGATCTTCATCCTAGTGAACCATG GATTCTGGCGAGTCTTTATTCAGGAAGTGTCTGTATCTGGAACTACCAGTCACAG ACGATGGTAAAATCTTTTGAGGTTACCGAGTTACCAG TTCGATCTTCTAAATTTATTGCACGTAAGCAATGGGTTGTTGCTGGGGCTGATGACATGTACATTCGTGTTTACAATTATAACACAATGGATAAAGTTAAGGTGTTTGAAGCACACACTGACTACATTAGGTGCGTGGCCGTCCACCCAACACTTCCATATGTGATATCATCATCTGATGACATGCTCATAAAGCTCTGGGACTGGGAGAAAGGTTGGATGTGCACTCAGATTTTTGAGGGGCACTCACACTATGTGATGCAAGTAACATTTAATCCAAAAGACACCAACACTTTTGCAAGTGCCTCTCTTGACCGCACAATAAAG ATTTGGAATCTTGGCTCTCCTGATCCAAATTTTACACTGGATGCACATTTGAAAGGGGTAAATTGTGTTGAATATTTCACTGGCGGTGATAAACCGTATCTGATTACTGGCTCTGATGATCAAACTGCAAAG GTGTGGGATTACCAAACAAAAAGTTGTGTCCAGACACTAGAAGGTCATACTCACAATGTTTCGGCCGTTTCCTTCCACCCGGAACTTCCCATAATTATTACAGGGTCCGAGGATGGGACGGTCCGGGTATGGCATGCGACCACTTATAG GCTTGAGAACACATTGAACTATGGTTTTGAGCGAGTTTGGGCCGTTGGGTGTATGAAAGGTTCACGGAG GATTGTAATCGGATATGATGAAGGCACCATTATGATAAAGATCGGAAAAGAAGTACCAGTTGCAAGTATGGACAGTAGCGGGAAAATCATATGGGCTAAGCATAATGAAATTCAAACAGTGAACATTAAAAGTGTTGGAGCAGATGTCGAG GTCACTGATGGAGAAAGATTACCCCTGGCTATAAAAGAGTTGGGAACATGTGATCTTTACCCCCAA AGCTTAAAGCACAACCCAAATGGGAGGTTTGTTGTTGTCTGCGGGGATGGAGAGTATATTATATATACAGCTTTAGCATGGAGAAATAGATCTTTTGGCTCTGCATTGGAAATTGCCTGGTCACTAGATGGCGAGTATTGTGTCAGAGAAAGTACATCAAGGATTAAGATCTTCAGTAAAACTTTTCAG GAAAAGAAAAGTGTTCGACCAACATTTTCTGCTGAGCGTATTTTTGGGGGAACTTTGCTGGCGATGTGCTCAAATGACTTTATCTGCTTTTATGATTGGGCTGAATGCAGGTTAATTCGCCGGATTGATGTTAATGTCAAA AACGTTTACTGGGCTGATAGTGGTGACTTGGTGGCAATTGCTAGTGATACTTCGTTCTACATCCTCAAGTACAAT AGAGATAATGTATCTTCATATTTGGATGGTGGAAAACCAACTGATGATCAGGGTGTTGAAGATGCTTTTGAGCTTCTCCACGAAACAAATGAACGGGTCAGAACAGGATTATGGGTTGGGGATTGTTTTATATACAGTAACTCTACTTGGAGACTTAACTACTGTGTTGGTGGCGAG GTAACTACCATGTTCCACCTTGATCGTCCTATGTATTTGCTGGGTTATCTTGCAAGTCACAGTCGGGTTTATCTCATAGACAAACAGTTCAA TGTTATTGGATATACCCTACTTCTCAGTTTGATTGAGTACAAGACTCTTGTGATGCGTGGAGACCTGGAACGGGCCAGTCAAATTCTACCGTCTATTCCCAAGGAGCACCATAATAG TGTGGCTCATTTCTTGGAGTCTCGTGGTATGCTAGAGGATGCGCTTGAAGTAGCTACTGATCCAAATTACAGATTTGATTTAGCTGTTCAGCTTGGAAGACTAGATGTTGCAAAG GCCATTGCTGTTGAAGTAAAGAGTGAATCAAAATGGAAACAATTGGGAGAATTAGCTATGTCCTCCGGAAAG TTGGAAATGGCTGAGGAATGTTTGCAGTATGCCATGGATTTGAGTGGTTTGTTGCTTTTATATTCTTCTCTTGGAGACTCAAAGGGAATAACAGAACTTGCATCACTTGCTAAAGAGCAAGGGAAGAACAATGTAGCATTTCTTTGCCTATTTATGCTTGGTAAATTAGAAGAGTGTCTCCAGTTATTGGTCGACAG TCACCGTATACCTGAGGCTGCGTTGATGGCGCGGTCATATCTTCCTAGCAAGGTTTCAGAGATAGTAGCACTTTGGAGAAAAGATCTGAATAAG ATTAACCTAAAAGCTGCTGAGTCCTTGGCTGATCCCGAGGAATACTCTAACTTGTTCGAGGATTGGCAAATAGCCTTGTCCGTTGAAACCAAAGTTGCAGAGAAAAG GGGTTCTTATCCTCCTGCCGTAGAATACGTAAGTTATTCTGAAAGAACAAATGTCAACCTTGTGGAATCATTTAAAAATATGCAactggaagaaggagaagaagaagaagaggcacCCCAAGAAAATGGAGATGTGGATCATGAG GAGGCAAAGGAGAACGGAGAAGAAGGGCAAGACGAgaatggagaaaatggagaagAAGAGGGACAAGAAGAGGCTGTTGAAGTGGATGCCGATTCTATTGATGGTGCTGTGCTAGTCAGTGGTAAAGAGGCTGAAGAAGAGTGGGATCCGAATAATGACGGAACACTTTCAGCCTAA
- the LOC113348315 gene encoding coatomer subunit beta'-2-like isoform X2 — translation MPLRLDIKKKLAQRSERVKSVDLHPSEPWILASLYSGSVCIWNYQSQTMVKSFEVTELPVRSSKFIARKQWVVAGADDMYIRVYNYNTMDKVKVFEAHTDYIRCVAVHPTLPYVISSSDDMLIKLWDWEKGWMCTQIFEGHSHYVMQVTFNPKDTNTFASASLDRTIKIWNLGSPDPNFTLDAHLKGVNCVEYFTGGDKPYLITGSDDQTAKVWDYQTKSCVQTLEGHTHNVSAVSFHPELPIIITGSEDGTVRVWHATTYRLENTLNYGFERVWAVGCMKGSRRIVIGYDEGTIMIKIGKEVPVASMDSSGKIIWAKHNEIQTVNIKSVGADVEVTDGERLPLAIKELGTCDLYPQSLKHNPNGRFVVVCGDGEYIIYTALAWRNRSFGSALEIAWSLDGEYCVRESTSRIKIFSKTFQEKKSVRPTFSAERIFGGTLLAMCSNDFICFYDWAECRLIRRIDVNVKNVYWADSGDLVAIASDTSFYILKYNGVEDAFELLHETNERVRTGLWVGDCFIYSNSTWRLNYCVGGEVTTMFHLDRPMYLLGYLASHSRVYLIDKQFNVIGYTLLLSLIEYKTLVMRGDLERASQILPSIPKEHHNSVAHFLESRGMLEDALEVATDPNYRFDLAVQLGRLDVAKAIAVEVKSESKWKQLGELAMSSGKLEMAEECLQYAMDLSGLLLLYSSLGDSKGITELASLAKEQGKNNVAFLCLFMLGKLEECLQLLVDSHRIPEAALMARSYLPSKVSEIVALWRKDLNKINLKAAESLADPEEYSNLFEDWQIALSVETKVAEKRGSYPPAVEYVSYSERTNVNLVESFKNMQLEEGEEEEEAPQENGDVDHEEAKENGEEGQDENGENGEEEGQEEAVEVDADSIDGAVLVSGKEAEEEWDPNNDGTLSA, via the exons ATG CCTCTCAGACTAGATATCAAG AAAAAACTAGCTCAAAGATCTGAAAGAGTTAAGTCTGTTGATCTTCATCCTAGTGAACCATG GATTCTGGCGAGTCTTTATTCAGGAAGTGTCTGTATCTGGAACTACCAGTCACAG ACGATGGTAAAATCTTTTGAGGTTACCGAGTTACCAG TTCGATCTTCTAAATTTATTGCACGTAAGCAATGGGTTGTTGCTGGGGCTGATGACATGTACATTCGTGTTTACAATTATAACACAATGGATAAAGTTAAGGTGTTTGAAGCACACACTGACTACATTAGGTGCGTGGCCGTCCACCCAACACTTCCATATGTGATATCATCATCTGATGACATGCTCATAAAGCTCTGGGACTGGGAGAAAGGTTGGATGTGCACTCAGATTTTTGAGGGGCACTCACACTATGTGATGCAAGTAACATTTAATCCAAAAGACACCAACACTTTTGCAAGTGCCTCTCTTGACCGCACAATAAAG ATTTGGAATCTTGGCTCTCCTGATCCAAATTTTACACTGGATGCACATTTGAAAGGGGTAAATTGTGTTGAATATTTCACTGGCGGTGATAAACCGTATCTGATTACTGGCTCTGATGATCAAACTGCAAAG GTGTGGGATTACCAAACAAAAAGTTGTGTCCAGACACTAGAAGGTCATACTCACAATGTTTCGGCCGTTTCCTTCCACCCGGAACTTCCCATAATTATTACAGGGTCCGAGGATGGGACGGTCCGGGTATGGCATGCGACCACTTATAG GCTTGAGAACACATTGAACTATGGTTTTGAGCGAGTTTGGGCCGTTGGGTGTATGAAAGGTTCACGGAG GATTGTAATCGGATATGATGAAGGCACCATTATGATAAAGATCGGAAAAGAAGTACCAGTTGCAAGTATGGACAGTAGCGGGAAAATCATATGGGCTAAGCATAATGAAATTCAAACAGTGAACATTAAAAGTGTTGGAGCAGATGTCGAG GTCACTGATGGAGAAAGATTACCCCTGGCTATAAAAGAGTTGGGAACATGTGATCTTTACCCCCAA AGCTTAAAGCACAACCCAAATGGGAGGTTTGTTGTTGTCTGCGGGGATGGAGAGTATATTATATATACAGCTTTAGCATGGAGAAATAGATCTTTTGGCTCTGCATTGGAAATTGCCTGGTCACTAGATGGCGAGTATTGTGTCAGAGAAAGTACATCAAGGATTAAGATCTTCAGTAAAACTTTTCAG GAAAAGAAAAGTGTTCGACCAACATTTTCTGCTGAGCGTATTTTTGGGGGAACTTTGCTGGCGATGTGCTCAAATGACTTTATCTGCTTTTATGATTGGGCTGAATGCAGGTTAATTCGCCGGATTGATGTTAATGTCAAA AACGTTTACTGGGCTGATAGTGGTGACTTGGTGGCAATTGCTAGTGATACTTCGTTCTACATCCTCAAGTACAAT GGTGTTGAAGATGCTTTTGAGCTTCTCCACGAAACAAATGAACGGGTCAGAACAGGATTATGGGTTGGGGATTGTTTTATATACAGTAACTCTACTTGGAGACTTAACTACTGTGTTGGTGGCGAG GTAACTACCATGTTCCACCTTGATCGTCCTATGTATTTGCTGGGTTATCTTGCAAGTCACAGTCGGGTTTATCTCATAGACAAACAGTTCAA TGTTATTGGATATACCCTACTTCTCAGTTTGATTGAGTACAAGACTCTTGTGATGCGTGGAGACCTGGAACGGGCCAGTCAAATTCTACCGTCTATTCCCAAGGAGCACCATAATAG TGTGGCTCATTTCTTGGAGTCTCGTGGTATGCTAGAGGATGCGCTTGAAGTAGCTACTGATCCAAATTACAGATTTGATTTAGCTGTTCAGCTTGGAAGACTAGATGTTGCAAAG GCCATTGCTGTTGAAGTAAAGAGTGAATCAAAATGGAAACAATTGGGAGAATTAGCTATGTCCTCCGGAAAG TTGGAAATGGCTGAGGAATGTTTGCAGTATGCCATGGATTTGAGTGGTTTGTTGCTTTTATATTCTTCTCTTGGAGACTCAAAGGGAATAACAGAACTTGCATCACTTGCTAAAGAGCAAGGGAAGAACAATGTAGCATTTCTTTGCCTATTTATGCTTGGTAAATTAGAAGAGTGTCTCCAGTTATTGGTCGACAG TCACCGTATACCTGAGGCTGCGTTGATGGCGCGGTCATATCTTCCTAGCAAGGTTTCAGAGATAGTAGCACTTTGGAGAAAAGATCTGAATAAG ATTAACCTAAAAGCTGCTGAGTCCTTGGCTGATCCCGAGGAATACTCTAACTTGTTCGAGGATTGGCAAATAGCCTTGTCCGTTGAAACCAAAGTTGCAGAGAAAAG GGGTTCTTATCCTCCTGCCGTAGAATACGTAAGTTATTCTGAAAGAACAAATGTCAACCTTGTGGAATCATTTAAAAATATGCAactggaagaaggagaagaagaagaagaggcacCCCAAGAAAATGGAGATGTGGATCATGAG GAGGCAAAGGAGAACGGAGAAGAAGGGCAAGACGAgaatggagaaaatggagaagAAGAGGGACAAGAAGAGGCTGTTGAAGTGGATGCCGATTCTATTGATGGTGCTGTGCTAGTCAGTGGTAAAGAGGCTGAAGAAGAGTGGGATCCGAATAATGACGGAACACTTTCAGCCTAA